One window of the Rhipicephalus sanguineus isolate Rsan-2018 chromosome 2, BIME_Rsan_1.4, whole genome shotgun sequence genome contains the following:
- the LOC119382529 gene encoding beta-1,4-glucuronyltransferase 1 has product MRGACLPGNRCLGRGPLALIVIGALALGELIGLLVINRIDPSPAPGSSPPSSPQQRRVDSAVPVDEEVTPAGGARGVHILDLLARRTPFKFDEDAIELDASRKYKIARSFLSPDAEFGSPDAGEVCLATQSSLDRLHTLVELAQLWNGPLSLAVFVANAAQFQALRAYLALLRSCSEPVRANVRVDLVFPVGVNVTRAVPWSTRGGGGGPEFSCSNHASLLRTLHTSGGARVVRGNVKQMLYPQNHLRNVARDGCSPQKHFFVVDIDVMPKPGLWDELSDFLASANSGRRLPCAKCVFVVPTYEAREMAPVPRTKRELLAMVRRREARPFHEKSFVFNQYATNHAAWEALPHSEDGLHAAYRVQRYEFFYEPFYVAGKEVPRYDERFVGYGFTRNTQVYETHAAGFEFWVLDEAFALHRGMQNHRAKGYWRERQNTLNQRKLAGFKRDVKRKYLVTAAKTTLPPATKPPLL; this is encoded by the exons ATGCGAGGAGCATGTCTTCCTGGAAACCGATGCCTTGGCCGAGGCCCGCTAGCCTTGATCGTGATAGGTGCCCTCGCCCTGGGCGAACTGATCGGCCTGCTGGTGATCAACCGGATCGACCCTTCCCCGGCGCCCGGGTCTTCCCCTCCGTCTTCTCCGCAGCAACGACGCGTTGACTCCGCGGTCCCCGTGGACGAGGAGGTGACGCCTGCCGGAGGCGCGCGCGGCGTTCACATACTGGACCTGCTCGCGCGGCGCACCCCTTTCAAGTTCGACGAAGACGCGATCGAACTGGACGCTAGCCGAAAGTACAAAATCGCGCGCTCCTTCCTCTCTCCCGATGCGGAGTTCGGCTCACCGGACGCTGGCGAAGTGTGCCTCGCCACCCAGAGCTCGCTCGATCGCCTCCACACGCTCGTTGAACTTGCCCAGCTGTGGAACGGACCCTTGTCGCTGGCCGTGTTCGTTGCGAACGCGGCGCAGTTCCAAGCGCTGCGCGCCTACCTCGCCCTGCTGCGCTCCTGCTCGGAGCCCGTGCGAGCCAACGTGCGCGTGGACCTCGTCTTCCCGGTCGGCGTCAACGTGACGCGCGCCGTCCCCTGGTCGAcccgcggcggtggcggcggcccCGAATTCTCGTGCTCCAACCACGCCTCGTTGCTGCGCACGCTGCACACTTCGGGAGGCGCCCGCGTGGTCCGCGGCAACGTCAAGCAGATGCTCTACCCCCAGAACCACTTGCGCAACGTGGCCCGGGACGGCTGCTCGCCGCAGAAGCACTTCTTCGTTGTCGACATCGACGTGATGCCCAAGCCGGGCCTGTGGGACGAGCTGTCCGATTTCTTGGCGTCGGCCAACAGTGGCCGCCGGCTACCGTGCGCCAAGTGCGTGTTTGTGGTGCCCACGTACGAGGCGCGCGAGATGGCGCCCGTGCCGAGGACCAAGCGCGAGCTGCTCGCCATGGTGCGTCGCAGGGAAGCCCGGCCCTTCCACGAGAAGTCCTTCGTCTTCAACCAGTATGCCACCAACCACGCCGCCTGGGAGGCCCTGCCGCACTCCGAGGACGGCCTGCACGCCGCATACAGGGTGCAGCGCTACGAGTTCTTCTACGAGCCATTCTACGTGGCCGGCAAGGAGGTGCCCCGGTACGACGAGAGGTTCGTCGGATACGGGTTCACGCGCAACACGCAG GTGTACGAGACGCACGCAGCTGGCTTCGAGTTCTGGGTGCTGGACGAGGCGTTCGCCCTCCACCGGGGCATGCAGAACCACCGAGCTAAGGGTTACTGGCGCGAGCGTCAGAACACGCTCAACCAGCGCAAGCTGGCGGGCTTCAAGCGGGACGTGAAGAGAAAGTACCTCGTCACCGCTGCCAAGACGACGCTCCCTCCGGCCACCAAACCGCCGTTGCTGTGA